TTCCATGAATAACTGAAATCAATAGACCAGTGAGTGGAAAATACCAATATTTTTATTCTCTATTCAGACAAACATGACATAGCAGCTATAATTTGAGTTTGTGGCATATGAACTAGTGAGCTTGTAATAAAATAAGATAGGAGATAAGGGAGGAATTTAATTTTGAGATGTACAATATCGACATTCATTCATGCAATGCTGCCACCTACCAGTACACTcctgaaatgaaatcaagtaGGCCTAATATCAGAATCAAAGGAGTCTTTGCCTGTACAGAAGTTGTGAGAGTCAAAACTTCAACTTCGTTAACATTGTGCCCCCTACTCCACTTGGCAGCAGGCTGTTCACAACAACGTTTTTATTCATTGATCAAGATTGATGTTCCCAATCTTGTCAACTTGCGACAGTTTTGTCGTCACTGAATCAGCTAATCGATGTCATTATTCATGGCCGGTACGCTTATTTTTCCATTGATCTCCAGTGGCAATATAATGAATAAGCTTCAAGAAAGAGACATGATATGATTATGAAACAGAAGTTGACAAAGTGTGATTATACTAgtcactatagatccatgcacttgattgggaacaacgtttacgaagacgtcgcgtctcgtcacgttacagtcatttaaaaatgcatggtgacgtgacgacggccaacactacgtcatgtaaacgttgttcccaatcaagtgcatgaatctatagtctAGTAGCACTTGAtcgggaccaacgtttacgaagacgtcgcgtctcgtcacgttacagtaatgtaaaatgaatggtgacgtgacgacggccaacactacgccatgtaaacgttgttcccaatcaagtgcatgaatctatagtcaCCAGTGGTGTCACTCGAGAGACTGCGACTCAGacaatatttttacttttacaatTAATAGGCTACCTCAACAGTGTGTTCATCCGTCCTCTTCTCTTTGCTTCCACCTCCTGGTGCCATCTTCCCAGTTCCTACACAAGAATTTGCCTTATGGTGTATTTTATAAGCATTATTATATACACCAAAACaaaattctgacaaaaatccagtgtaaaatgtacagaggCATACAAAATGCACGCGGAGAATACGAAACGGCTTCAGTCGCCTAACGATTTTATGAAACAAATTCTGATTCGTTGATATTTCGCGACTAAAATTATATAACCAATCACACTCAATTTAACAAAATCTCACATCGTGATTAGTTTCCCATTGTCTCACCAGGGCAATAAATACATTTATCAAGTCATGAAGTGAAAACCTATTTTACACGCTTTATAGAACaactatttatttatttcagatATCCTAACGTAAGTGTTGATGATGTACATAATGCTAATCTTGACCATTACATCAGACAGTAAATTTGCTGAGATAATTGAGTAAATTGATGTCCGAAAATAGTAAATTGAAGTCCAAATATCGTGTATGCTAAATTACACTACATATGCCATGGCCTGCTTGGCTGGCTGTCCGTCACTGTCTCATGTCATCAACCCATTCAGCTGCTTGATGGAATGATGGCTGTTTGTAAATTGTGTCAATAGGTAAATCTGAAAAGATCTGATCTTGCAGGAATTATTTATCACTGAAGAATGTGGACCCTCCGGCGACTCCAGATACTGCCATCTATAGTTCAATTCAGGCAACCAAAAGCCTGCTACATTCCGACAAAGAAGCTCATCAAGAATAACATAAAACTTCTGGAGGAAGACAAAAAACTGCTCAAAGAATCTGTTAAACACTTGCCAGAGTTTCTTGAGGAGATGGAAGGATTTGAAGCAGAATTTGGTCAAGATCCAGCAGAGTTCCATACAGAAAGGAAAAGGTTTGTCTCTGAAGTATTCAGGAATCTGGGGGACATTGAGGGGTACTTTTCTATAAACAGGGCACCCAAACCATGTCACTGATTCCATACCTTCGTTGAATCTGGTACAAAATCTGATTGTATAGGTATTCTTCATTTCACTTACAAATGAATTACTTAAAAACCCATCAAAGCGTTGACTGAGGAAACACTTGTTTCCATTATCAAAGTCGGCTAAATGTTCTTGTGCATTGGATTGAGGCTGAAGATATGCGCTAGTTGGTGACCATGGTAACAAAAACACCAAGAATGTTTTGTTCTACATTCCAGGGAAGAAGAACAGAAGAGgcaatttgtcaaacggaaaaTCCTTGAGAAAAAACACTTCAAGCCACCTCAAGAAGTGAACCTGCTAACCTGGGATGCTAAGGAACAAATACGCTACCTTCATTATGAATTCCCAGATGAATGGGCTctggaaaagttagcagacagcTTTCCTATCTCTGTTGATGGATTAAAACGACTCCTGAAATCAACTTATGTGCCACGAGATGCCAATGACTTGTATAATCATGACCTGAGGGTGAAGAAGAATTGGATGGCGCTAAAAGATGGCgttgctggtggtggtggtccTCTGGCTGTTCGCTATCAAGATCTTATTGCGGAAGGTAAACTGCGCCTTCTTGGTAATGCTGCTGGCAATGCCAGTCTTCCGATGCCTGAGAAAAAGCTGTTGGGTCCTGGGAAAGCTCTAGAGCATCAGGAAAGAAAGGTTGGAAGATTTGAAGCAATTGTAAAAGACTATGTTGAACAGAAGAATAAGGCAGACAATGAGAATTTGTTAAATTCTGGGGTTAAAGAGGATGTTGTATCTGATATTTTCTCCCAGActgatgaaataaagaaactgatACAAACTTTTGTACCTGTGGAGACAAAGAAAAGTATTGTCAGTCATGTTTCAATGTTTAGGTATCTGCAGGACAGAACATCCAGTGACCAAGAGCGGAAACCGGATGTACGTATTGAGAAATCGCATGAGAAGAAACTTCGCAGAAAGGTTCATGACTTTAGGCATGCAGTTAGCAAAGAAGAGAGATCTGATTTGCAAAATAACAGGCCCAGTGATAGACTTGGTGAGAATATTACGGATAATTATCCTGCTCAGGAGGTATTTGAAGTCGTGCCAGACAGGCAGCCTGATTCATCAAAACCAAGACTAGAAGAAGCACCAAAGAGAACAGCACCGAGGACTGATGAAGAATTTCAGATGGAAAATTCCAAAGGATTTGATTATCATACTGTTGGAGATGAATTTCTCTCAGAGGTGGGACCTGTTGTTGGCAGTGATGACACTCATGCTGCCGGTAGCAAGGAACGTGCAAGAGGTGGCAGGTCTCTTCGGAGAAGTAGGGGTAGGGGAGCCACTCGAGTGCGGTTAGAAGATTTGAAATCTGATTATCTTCCTAAGTATCAAATGGAAGGGACAAAAAAGTTGGGTGTGCCGCCTTCCAACGACCAGGGGAATGAGATCAGTGACATTTCTAGTGATGACCTGGAGGAACTAAAACAGACAAAAACTGGTCAATTTACGAAACATGCTGGGGAGTCATTTCAAGGGTCAGGTTCTACTATCAAAAGTCAGATACAATATGAAAATCATGGAAAGCTGAATGACATGAAAGAAGCATATTTGTACAGTGATGAGACTGGTTATCAGCATCCATATGGAAAGGTGGATGATGCACTGGGTTCAGTGCAGATTTCCGAAAATGTGAAAAAGCCTGGGAGAATTTTCAAGAAGGGGAATGTTTATTATGATGAGGATGGAGAATTTTTGTATCGTACACCTTAGGCCCAGCACACCAACACTGACATTAACAATCAGCTTGGTAAATAGCGCATTTGAAGTGTAAAACATACGACCTGCGACTATTATTGAGTGTCTTGGTGAATGACACTTGGAGACATTTTGATTATGTAGCACGATTTGTTTTTGCTAGGAAATAAACCCAATGCTCACTATGTAATAATTTGTTTTGTATGTTTTTTGGAGAAGATATAATCTGGTCTCTTCTTGACATGTACATTCACTGATCAGGAAGCGTGAGTCAATTATGCATTACACAGGTGGAAATTTCAGACACGAGCTGTGCACCCTTGCTTCcaagtgatgtcacaatcacttTACATGTACCACTATAGGCTGTGTCTCCTGATAACACCATGTCATGAAGCTAGCAAGCCGCTGACCATGGACAGGAGTCCATGATGTATTCTAGCCAGTGCAATGTCCCAATATGTCCACCACTAGTCAACCACCGCAGACCAGGATTCCTGGTTACACCACCAAATAGTAGCTCCAATAAGCCATGTGTACATCGATAGACATTCAGCATAGGTTTTGTCGAGATTCAGTTCACCATAGATGGTGTCCTGAACGGCTGGTAACACCATGGCGAGCCCCAACAAGCCATCCTGTTCAGGGCAGAAGTTCACAAGACTGGATCCATGGTCACACTGTGTCACCAAGTATTGGTGAACCTCAACTAGCCACGTCTTACCCGACTCAACTGTCCCAGTCTGGCATTGGGAGGATTGGTCACATCGAACCATGACCAAGGACCTCCAACAGTATTCTTGAAGAAGGCTGGCTATCCAGTTCAATCAGTTGGTGGAGCCTCATGGGCCCACATCCCTGTGGAGAAGGATCTTCATCCGTACATGTGACAGAGCTGAAAGTTCAACCTGGCCTAGAACATTGTATCATCATCAACGACCAGGCCAAGTTGTCTCATTTGTATGAATGACCACAAGCAAGTTTGACTGATTCAGTCAGTTGACATTGATGGTTTGTAATCTCTTATTTACTCATTGAGACAGCTATCCAACTGTCGTCTGCTTGAATTGAGGCCAGTAGAGGACACAGACAACAGAAGCAAGGATcttgatatttaacattttattcttGGTACAAAACATACGTCATTAAGTGATAAATATTATATATGTGTACAATCTAAACCTACACTGCACTCGCATCTTATGATCTTAGCAGTTCAAATCACCCtcaaatatgagcacatcagcCAGGTAATCACATACAAAGTGATTATGTCCACAAATTATGGAGGACTGGAATCTCTTCTTCATATTCAGCATCTATAAACTGATAAACAAGAAATCAGATTTCATCAAGCAATCTGAACCAGAAGTGcttttcatcaaaattgtcagcaaacaaagaaaaaaaaaactatTGAAAACTAGTTTTAAAACCAGCCCACCAAGTCAAACTCATGTTAAAGCGCACTCAGCACTGCATATCTTTTTGATTCTGATAACCTGGACCATCGTAACTCTTACAAAAAtctaaatgaattcattaaaACTACATTGTACTAATTAATTACAAATATTTCATATAAAAGACGTTAGGATTTAATCAACCACAAAAGAAAACTATGGAAGAAAAATAAGTGCAGCAGCTGACAAGAAGTCATGATCCTTGACAATTGTTTTGGATTATAAGAATATTGCTAAATCATAAACCGACAAGTTTATCAACATTCCCAAAACCCATACTCACTACTGGTGTACACATGTAACTCAAACTTTTGAACCTGTTGAACTTAAAGTGACTTAGTGTCGCTGCTGTAAAAGTTTAATTGTAAATGCCGAGCTACCTGTCCCTTTTCAATTCCACAAGACTACTCTTGAATCTGACTGCTTTCACAGTCTTACCACCTGTCCTTCATTgggaaatgaagaaataaaACTGTGATAAAATGAGTAGGTCCACGACTTGGATGAGGTGGTTTTATGGTTGGTACAATTATACACCCCAAAAAAACACTTATCCTCATTACTTTCTACAAAGTTGCAACCAAAATGGACTGCTCTCTCTTGAAACACAATCTCTGTATCATGTCTCGGCAACAATGAACCAGGACAGATTCCGATGACGAACTTAGAAATCAAAGGGAACAGATCAAGTGTACCTGTGACAAATATTCCAACGCGTCTCGAGACAATTTCCATATACTTTCCATTTCCTTCAACAGAAAATCCCAGAGTATAAGAAAAAGAGAGTTAGTTTTTCCCCCATGGCATTGCACCGTGAGGAAGGTTCCTACTAGGAATCATGTCCAGCAGATATTGCCTTTGAATATCTGATGGTTTGGTATATGGGAAAGGGAAAGGCATCCGAGGATTAAATCCTGGCAGGCCAAGAGCAGCTGCAGCAGCTGCTGCAGCTTGTGGGTTATTCCTCATCTGTGCCTGGTGCGCTTGCAACAAGTTGTGGTGGGTGAGCTGAGCTTGTGAATGTTTGTAAGATGACCCAGACAAGTTCATCGGGTTGCTCGGAGTAGGCTGTGGGGATGGTGCGGTAGTCGTGGCAGCAGCTGGCTGCGATTGCATGCGTTGCTCTATCTCCTGTTCCTGCTGGAGTGCTTTTACAAAAGCACTCTTCAGTCTGTTTGTGTGTTCCTGTTTTAGAGCTTTCTTTTGATTGCTTGTGACACAAGTTTCACAAATCACATTCTTTGAGCCCGGTTTATCGCGCTTCCACACTGGAGTGAAATCAGTGCCGCACTGAACACAGGTAAACGGATTGAACACGTATTTGACTTCCTGCGTTTTCTGACCCTTGGCAGCAGCATCGAGGTCAGTGATTGTTTTGACTACTTCCTCCAAACCAACAAGCATAATGAACTCGTTGCTAGCCAAACTTGGTATGAAGTTCATCTCTGGTGGTGGAGGTTTGGGTGGCGGGATCTGCAATAACGTCTTCTCCAACTGCTTCCGCAAAGCTAGCTTGGCAGCAGCTTGCCTCTGGGCTGGGGTCTGCGTGTCTATCTGAGGTTGTGATGCAGGTGGCTGGGACTGTGACTGCTGTGAATGCTGGGTTTGACCAGACCGGTAACCAGACATCAGGTTTGGAGATGAACTATGCCCACTACGACTCTGTGAAGAGGAGTGACCATGTCTGCTCATATTCTGGCTCATTACCAGAGGTGGAGGCTGTTGATGAGCTTGCCTCATTGGCTGATTATGAGCACTTGTGGGAGCTCTAGCCATTGActgctgttgttgctgttgctgcTGTTTAGAAGACATGCTGACCGTGTGACTACTTGGAGTGGACGAACCAGTACCTCTAACCAAAGGCGGAGGGGCATTGTTAGGTGTTCGCTGCGTGCCAGAATGAGCCTTGTTCGCATTTGTGTTTGAATCCTGCAGTTGATGTGTGCGTTGACTATGACGTAGCTTTTTCAAGAGTACAAGCTTGGCTTCTTCATTACGTAAATCTTCACGGAACATTTTCACCACATGTGCTTTTTCTTCCGTCCACTCACCATTAACAAATGCAGCGTCATCACTAAGGTCATTACCCCTACCTCTAGAGTCATCATCGTCAGAATCTGAAACTGTGATGACATCTGGAGTAGAGGCTGGCTTCGTGCTAAGATCCATCGGACCATCATCCAAACCAATGTTTTCTTTATTCTCCTTCAGTTCCTCTTTGGGCTCCAACCTGGGTGTTGGCGTTGATGCATTGGATGCACTGGTCTTTGAGAAGTCTAAAACTTCATCATCCATACAAGCTGGGGACTGCGACTCACTACCTGGTTCACCCCTTGACCTGGAAGCAGAAGAGAACCACTCTAAACAGGatgtttggcatgtttgatgGAGAGATTGTGACAGCCAAACAAAAAAGGTATTTAAAATATTGCTCTCTAGAAGATACTAAACTATCAGTGACCGCTTTTTCTTCTCGATATGCGGCACTAACCCGAACATCTCGCAAAAACTTGCCCTAGTTTCAGCAGATATTTCCAATACCAGCACATTCACTTTCAATCATTCACTCAATCATTGAACATCTAAGTCTGTTCTATATCTCACCTCTTGGATTCGAACCCAGGGTCCACATCATCTCGCCACCTCTTTCCATTCGAATTCATGGCATCCATTAATCAAATGCTGAAATAAGAGGATAAATTCTTAACAAAAACTCGGAAACAAAATTGTCGCAACAGGCATTCCACTGTGAAATTATACATGGTCAAATTTGCCTCTTCCTGATCAGCACCTCAAGTATAGTGGAGCTCTCGTGGGGCATGACGTTGCAATCAAAAGAGCCCGACCCAATAACTATTTTCGCCACTCCACCACGAGAGACGCCCACCTGGGAAGAGGCAAATTTAGGAACTAGCTTTAAAAACACGCCAAAgattttttgcagcataaacaGGAGATTTGAAAGACCGACAACATGGTCAAAACCTGAGCTAAAATATATCTCATTTGGCGACAAGGCCAGGACCAGATATTTATTGGCACAGCACGACTGATCCAAAAATGGACAGCAAAAATAGGTCACGAAAAGCAACCTTTCGAATATTCATATTTTCGCGGAATTTCTCCAAATGAAGAAATAATACTTTTGTGTTCgaagaagaaaatacaaaaaaataaaattgtacAGGAACATACCAGGAGTGGCAGCCACTATGATTCGATTTCGAGTCCTAATCGTTGTCGCCAACCATCCGACTAATGGATAGGGTCGATTGTACACAGAATTGTACACCGGCTATTCGACACTTCGATCCAAAAATGTTTACTTTCTCTAAATCATTGATAAGGAATCGAATGAAAATGCGATTGCATAATCTTCATCAGTCAAGTATCTAATAAGTATAGTATGGGCTGCCCAGGAAAAACTGGGGATTGAAACTCGGTAATTTAGTGGTAATTTATTATGGCTAAATTAACACTTTTCGCTTACAGCTGCTTTGTGTAtcacaaagatggctgcttatCATTGTGTGTGGGGGTTACAGACTATCCCGCACGGGGGTCAAATAAACAAAAATGTTTACCTGTGGTCGATTAGGTAACATCCACAGATTGGTTTAGCAAGGTCACGTGACAATAACGCACGCGCTCTAGTTTGGTCTCTTGATAGTCTAGCCACACCCAATTTATCAGTTTGGGCTAAATATTGTAATTAGTAGTGATTTAGTTGTTGGTCAGCGATACCTACCTAACTATGGATTACAGAGTAACGACTCCTGGGCCAATGAACTGTCAAACCAAACTCCCCGGCCAAATAAGATCCACATGACATCATATCAGAGAATATGCAGATGAGGGACATGAGACATCCCTACCATCACGTCCTTTGTTGATTGCAGGACGGGAATTGAACTACCAGCAAGTCCCCACAAAAGATCCACTAGGTCCACACTGCATCATTGCCATCATGGCAGATGGACCAAGAGACATTGAGGACCCTCAAAAGAAACTTAGCTGCAAGCAGAAACATGACCCTGCCAGCAATGATTAATCTTCATtgttgagacaatgtcacaaccaactccTACAGCCAAGCAATCCTGAAGGGTTCAGAAACTTCGGGATTGTCCATCATAAGGTCTATGGCAACTCTGGGGTGGTCGCATCCCCAAGACAAATGAAGAAATAACAACAAAATTACTATACAATGTTATTTATTGACTATCAGTATCATTTTATTGTATGCATTATCAATATGAAAAAGACATGCTAGAACTGAAACCATGAGACAATATCCTGTCTTCTCAAATATTACTAGCAATTGTCAAACTAAAGGAACATGCTGGTTGACAACATtcctatttttttccaaaaagggCACATTTCTGCTTGATAACATCCCACTTGAGGATGAAGACACAGGTCATCCAAGACACAGGTGAGAAACATTAATAACCCACTTCCCCACTTCTCCGACCTCCTATGTCaaagcgcagctgagcaatttttctaattggattttgcgctatataaatgctatttgtatgtatgtatgtaaacCAAGAACGGGTGCCTGGATTCATTTTGAACCACTGGCAGTTGAATATTCATTCTGGAAGAGTGTACACAAAATTGCATTCAAACTTGGAGGAAGGAGTGTTATATTTGGTATTCCCCAGCCCAGGTCTCCGTGGTGACAGAGTAAAGGCATTATATCACACGTTAGCTTTTTACATACATAAACTGTACATACATAGTATATACTTTATACAAGTTTTGAAAAGTGGAAAATATTTTCTCCTTAAACTATTTTATATACATATCTCTTACAACTTTGAATGAATATCTCTTGATAACTAAATTATCATACAATGTATTGTCAGATATTTTCGGGCCGTTAAATATACAAGTACATTTCAATAGCTTCTAATAGCACATCAATAGCATCTAATACTAGCATCTCATAGCATATCAAAGAACAATTACAGTGATCAACCTTTGTTTGATACACATAGAGAAATCGAAATATATGTGAACGTATGTACAATGCACAATGCACAGAGCACCAAAAAACATAATCAGGTACGTTCAATTGACTACGCAGGTTAACCCTTAGagtgccaaatacatgtatgtgatagaACCCAGGATAGAATCTAATCTTGCCTTCATCTTTAAGGTGCTGTTCAAATTACTTGACAGATCTAAGACAGTAAAAATGTCCCAGTTTAACCCTTCAAAACAAGAACATTCATGAAATTACCCCCCGAAATCTTTGGCACTTAAAGAGTCAACAAATGAAAAAGAAGGCACATTACTGAAAATATTCACTCATTCAAAATAGGGACTGGAAATTGTGCCGTAGTCCAAAGGGTAGTTCACCAGTATATTTGAGCAGATACTATTTTGAGGCAAGAAATACTTGACTTGAAGACCGACAAACTATTTTCCGATGTTCAAATAATATTCAAGGGAGCTTACTGAACTGGCGCAATGAACAAGGTCACAAATACTAGGCCTATTCTACATTTGCATAATATAGAAAATACACTCTTTTTTCATGAGGTATATATTCATCATCTTGTTGTCACATCATGGGTGTGAGGTGAGATGGCACTGTTGTGAATTTCTCGATTCCTCACCCACAGA
This is a stretch of genomic DNA from Lineus longissimus chromosome 2, tnLinLong1.2, whole genome shotgun sequence. It encodes these proteins:
- the LOC135483880 gene encoding uncharacterized protein LOC135483880; this translates as MWTLRRLQILPSIVQFRQPKACYIPTKKLIKNNIKLLEEDKKLLKESVKHLPEFLEEMEGFEAEFGQDPAEFHTERKREEEQKRQFVKRKILEKKHFKPPQEVNLLTWDAKEQIRYLHYEFPDEWALEKLADSFPISVDGLKRLLKSTYVPRDANDLYNHDLRVKKNWMALKDGVAGGGGPLAVRYQDLIAEGKLRLLGNAAGNASLPMPEKKLLGPGKALEHQERKVGRFEAIVKDYVEQKNKADNENLLNSGVKEDVVSDIFSQTDEIKKLIQTFVPVETKKSIVSHVSMFRYLQDRTSSDQERKPDVRIEKSHEKKLRRKVHDFRHAVSKEERSDLQNNRPSDRLGENITDNYPAQEVFEVVPDRQPDSSKPRLEEAPKRTAPRTDEEFQMENSKGFDYHTVGDEFLSEVGPVVGSDDTHAAGSKERARGGRSLRRSRGRGATRVRLEDLKSDYLPKYQMEGTKKLGVPPSNDQGNEISDISSDDLEELKQTKTGQFTKHAGESFQGSGSTIKSQIQYENHGKLNDMKEAYLYSDETGYQHPYGKVDDALGSVQISENVKKPGRIFKKGNVYYDEDGEFLYRTP
- the LOC135483310 gene encoding transcriptional repressor p66-beta-like, which encodes MDAMNSNGKRWRDDVDPGFESKRSRGEPGSESQSPACMDDEVLDFSKTSASNASTPTPRLEPKEELKENKENIGLDDGPMDLSTKPASTPDVITVSDSDDDDSRGRGNDLSDDAAFVNGEWTEEKAHVVKMFREDLRNEEAKLVLLKKLRHSQRTHQLQDSNTNANKAHSGTQRTPNNAPPPLVRGTGSSTPSSHTVSMSSKQQQQQQQQSMARAPTSAHNQPMRQAHQQPPPLVMSQNMSRHGHSSSQSRSGHSSSPNLMSGYRSGQTQHSQQSQSQPPASQPQIDTQTPAQRQAAAKLALRKQLEKTLLQIPPPKPPPPEMNFIPSLASNEFIMLVGLEEVVKTITDLDAAAKGQKTQEVKYVFNPFTCVQCGTDFTPVWKRDKPGSKNVICETCVTSNQKKALKQEHTNRLKSAFVKALQQEQEIEQRMQSQPAAATTTAPSPQPTPSNPMNLSGSSYKHSQAQLTHHNLLQAHQAQMRNNPQAAAAAAAALGLPGFNPRMPFPFPYTKPSDIQRQYLLDMIPSRNLPHGAMPWGKN